tatacttaaaaaaaaaaaaaaatggtaaaataagcaaatggaaaaaaaaaaaaaaagaaaaagaaaaagaaaaaataaattaaaaactttgtataatttggaaaaaaagaaaaagaacggaatatgtatatgtgttcgtatgtattatgtatatgtgtatgtaatTATATCTATTAAAAGTTTTCCTATttcaatttataattaaccATTTTGTCAGAAATATAggaaacatatatacatagatagATAGGTGTGTGTAtgttacataaaataatatttactcTTAAACAGATTTAAGCTTTATCTATGGCACTTTAGGTATTATTCATCTTCAATAATATTTAACTATGAGTTTTAAATATGCTAATAGCATACTACTTTTAAGCATATAATTAGCccttttaacaaaaaatataaagtttGTAATTAAAAGCGCGTATCACtctgtaaatatgtatatatatatatatatatatacatccacacatacatacatatatgttagCAGAAGGGTGTTTAACTAGTTAAGTAGATTcagtattatatgtataactgcatcatgcatatgtatgtataatatatttgtgcaAATAACATTAGTTTACTATAATACcagaaataattaaaaaaaaaaagaaaatatacacaccctcacgtatatatatatatatttttttttttttttttaattttttttatttcgttatgTGCTCTGgtctttattttactatgaacaagtcataattttttaaacagtTTTTCTCCGTGAGCGTCAAttaattatgaattttttcttaactgttcatattttttcagaaaacaaaaaaaaaaaaaaaaaaaaaaattccattCAATGGGTGGCATATAACATAATGTAGAAGATTTATTTGAAATTATGACTATTAAacttaaatgataaaatttcTATTCTTAATGAcgcatttttaatatagaaTGTGTTctcataataaattaaaaaaaaatatataaaaagaatgtcGTTTTACCTAACCCATTTGCATACAGCTATTGTACCATGCATTTTCAAACAGCCAGAAAGCGAAGTGTTGACAAATGGTTTATAATCCTTACGAGAAAGAGATTCATACAcgtatttttgtatatacatataaacttacatatatatacatataaacttacatatatatacatataaacttacatatatatgcatataaacttacatatatatacatataaacttacatatatatacatataaacttacatatatatacatataaacttacatatatatacatataaacttatatatatatgcatatgcatagGGGAAAATGTTTTGGAAGGATCGAGTAAAAAGTTGTCCAAAGAAATACAAAGTAAATACTTAAAACTATGGCTATTCAAATATGTCTAAACAAgataagaaaaaggaaagaagaaggaaagaaaaaaaaaaaaaataaaaataaaataataacacaTCACAAGAAAAATACCCCAAAAAATTGTTTAGGTAAGTGAGTCATACAAGAtctttattacatttttattaatgctTCATTGCTTTAACTTTTACATTTGGTTTATGCCTACTTTGAAATATACCacttaaaaacaaaacaaaacattaaaaaaggaCTATATAACTCCCCTGTTTGCTCAAGAGAATAAGAACATAAAGCTGCCCTAATGAGGACAAATGTAAACAAATTGTTGTTACGTCCGTTTTATCTTACATAGAATGAACGATtatatagagaaaaaaataatcaaaataatataaatcaaaatacaataaatcaaaatgatataaatcaaaatacaataaatcaaaatgatataaatcaaaatacaataaatcaaaatgatataaatcaaaatacaataaatcaaaatgatataaatcaaaatacaataaatcaaaatgatataaatcaaaatacaataaatcaaaatgatataaatcaaaatacaataaatcaaaatgatataaatcaaaatacaataaatcaaaatgatataaatcaaaatacaataaatcaaaatgatataaatcaaaatacaataaatcaaaatgatataaatcaaaatacaataaatcaaaatgatataaatcaaaatacaataaatcaaaatgatataaatcaaaatacaataaatcaaaatgatataaatcaaaataatatatatcacaataaaataaatcaaaatgatataaatcaaaataatatatatcacaataaaataaatcaaaatgatatatatcacaataaaataaatcaaaatgatatatatcacaataaaataaatcaacataaactataataaaatataataaattatattaaggtaaaataaaataataatttgtgggcataaaattgaaatatatcACCCCTATGTTGCACAGAACTTTAGAAcgaaaattaagaaaaaaaataataggaattaagcttatattttattctacgCATATTCACGTACATTTCTGAAAAAGTTGTTTGCAGTAAATGCAGCATTATACTTGTGTGCGTACATTACTACTATGTttactttataaaaataattgttattcttttatattccCTTGCGACAAGTACATGTGTTTATACATGattgtttatatgtacatatttacacatacatttttacacGAGCTTAAATACACGTATTTTATTACACGAGCTTAGTTACACGTGTTTATTTACACGAGCTTAATTACACGTacttgtttatatttattaaatttttaataatatatttttttgtttatttaatcttttaaaattattaagttttattaacattgtgcttttttaaattgcTGTTTGGAGTTACGAAGCAAGGAATCATTTGGTGGtgtaagaataaaaaattttaagaatggtatacacatatgtgaataaatacataaacatatatgtacatatgtatatacatgttatgCGCAAATGTGGCTATGCTTAAAAAATGCTCACGATTCAATGATAGTGTTTATGtctttataaattttgtcTAGTGGTCCCTTTTCTCTAATGAATTTGCAACTAACACCATCAGAAACaattcttccttttcttttatgcTCCTGATATTGatcttttgaaaaatttgtaaatcCCCATTTGTTACTAACAAAGACTTTTTGTCTACCTGGAAATTTGTATTTGGCTCTTCTTAAAGCTTCACACGctttagaaataaaattctCCTTTGTTCTTATTGAAAGTAAGACTTGACCAATATCTACTCTTGCAACAACACCATTTGGTTTTCCAAAAGCCCCTCTCATACCTGTTTGAAGCCTATCTGCTCCAGCACATGACAGCATCTTATTAATTCTTAATACATGGAATGGGTGTACTCTTACTCTTAAGTGAAAATTATCTTTACCACAATTTGTaatcatatatttgtttGCACTAATACGTGCTGCTTCTAACGCTTCTGATGATATCTGTTCATACTCATAGGAAACTAAATGAACAACTCCACTAAATTCATTTACGTCAGCCTTTTTCCTACCCATATCATATATTCTTATCTTTGGGTCAGGTACACCTCTACAATATCTGCTCTTAGGATAAGGTTTGTTTTTGCAGTACCTGTAGCACCTGGCTGGTCTTCTTCCCATCTAAAAAGAACATTCGGCATTCGTAaatacgtacgtatgtatatattcatgtatgtacatatgtacatatgcacgtatgtatatgcagCTAGGCGGTAAGTCCcaatgtgtacatatattttgttcatgTTTCCATgcaaatatgaataatttaaaaatttttctttttcttacaAATTTACATTcacaaattttttctttttttctt
This genomic interval from Plasmodium brasilianum strain Bolivian I chromosome 13, whole genome shotgun sequence contains the following:
- a CDS encoding 60S ribosomal protein L10, encoding MGRRPARCYRYCKNKPYPKSRYCRGVPDPKIRIYDMGRKKADVNEFSGVVHLVSYEYEQISSEALEAARISANKYMITNCGKDNFHLRVRVHPFHVLRINKMLSCAGADRLQTGMRGAFGKPNGVVARVDIGQVLLSIRTKENFISKACEALRRAKYKFPGRQKVFVSNKWGFTNFSKDQYQEHKRKGRIVSDGVSCKFIREKGPLDKIYKDINTIIES